The following coding sequences lie in one Myxococcus xanthus genomic window:
- a CDS encoding metal-dependent hydrolase, which yields MDNLAHSLVGAWMAEAGLKRTTPLATATLVIGANLPDVDGLVTLAGSDASLYWRRGWTHGVLALALWPFVLTGLMLLWDRYVRRRRHPDLPPARFGPLLVLSTLSVLSHPALDWLNTYGVRLLMPFDGTWFYGDALFIIDPWVWLLAGAAVIMADARTRRSAAGWVVLGVASTALIMVPAFVPWPAKVMWAVGVAAIVWLRLRGTHVLSAQRVARVCGVGLLLYLGAIFVGSQVAAPRALEWLRSQSLPVERAIAGPLPANPFVRDIIALGPDRYHFVRADFLADDAGRFRISDASVPREAQPGPVIQAALSAPQIRGLANWLRLPTYQVDERADGWRVTIRDVRYSRMQSGGLGTAVVVLDGALRPVRVERP from the coding sequence ATGGACAATCTGGCTCACTCGCTCGTCGGCGCGTGGATGGCGGAGGCGGGGCTGAAGCGCACCACGCCGCTGGCCACCGCGACGCTCGTCATCGGCGCCAACCTGCCGGATGTCGATGGCCTCGTCACCCTGGCGGGCTCGGATGCTTCGCTCTACTGGCGCCGGGGCTGGACGCACGGTGTGCTCGCCCTGGCCTTGTGGCCCTTTGTTCTCACCGGGTTGATGCTGCTCTGGGACCGGTACGTGCGCAGGCGCAGGCATCCGGACCTGCCGCCGGCTCGCTTCGGGCCACTGCTGGTGTTGTCCACGTTGTCGGTGCTGAGCCACCCCGCACTGGATTGGCTCAACACGTATGGCGTCCGACTGCTGATGCCCTTTGACGGCACGTGGTTCTACGGCGACGCGCTCTTCATCATCGACCCGTGGGTGTGGCTGCTCGCGGGCGCCGCCGTCATCATGGCGGATGCGCGCACGCGCAGGTCCGCCGCGGGGTGGGTGGTGCTCGGAGTGGCCTCCACCGCGCTCATCATGGTTCCCGCGTTCGTCCCGTGGCCCGCGAAGGTGATGTGGGCCGTGGGCGTGGCCGCCATCGTCTGGTTGCGGCTGCGTGGGACCCACGTCCTCTCCGCGCAGCGTGTGGCCCGGGTCTGCGGCGTGGGCCTGTTGCTCTACCTGGGGGCCATCTTCGTGGGCTCGCAGGTGGCCGCGCCGCGTGCGCTGGAATGGCTCCGCTCGCAGAGCCTCCCCGTGGAGCGCGCCATCGCGGGACCGCTGCCGGCCAACCCCTTCGTGCGGGACATCATCGCCTTGGGGCCGGACCGCTACCACTTCGTCCGAGCCGACTTCCTGGCGGACGACGCAGGCCGCTTCCGCATCAGTGACGCCAGCGTGCCGCGTGAAGCCCAGCCTGGGCCCGTCATCCAGGCCGCGTTGTCGGCGCCGCAGATTCGAGGGCTGGCCAACTGGCTGCGCCTGCCCACGTATCAAGTGGATGAGCGCGCCGATGGATGGCGCGTCACCATCCGCGACGTCCGTTACTCCCGGATGCAGAGCGGCGGCTTGGGCACGGCGGTGGTGGTGCTGGATGGTGCGCTGCGCCCCGTCCGGGTCGAACGGCCGTAG
- a CDS encoding FrgA protein: protein MPARLAQFLVSRMLLTQERAGEVLRQHQTLGGQVDSVLLEQGVASEADVLAMLGEVSGFMPVNLMDFEPNPEVASFIPPKIAERLCVVPLSLDGNTLHVASGYPVPKKELDEVGFLLGKPLELWVATEVRVREWVSTIYRQPLAPRFAKLAAALDPEAQAATPPPPPAAAMEEESLTADMVERLARSVAQEPLAVETSAAAPRPEAPASPQRPPPPPPEALTPGTEPLPPPGPPAFVRAPLRLNMPQAEAPARPAQRPNPQAAQIPVLPFAPAPGTAPSSANPPTSASPPAATLPPRAPVTAPAPKPAAPSAPPAPQGARAPAQSGTAAPASGQPQVWPPAQAGATGTPQVWPPAPAQPTAPPTLHFATPVAPPPKPAAAPRSEPAFLVFPNPGAAQNAPPPRPKPASLESRPPAPPSSQDVPDWTLAQARAALKEATKDRDRLIDVALRFGRRTFDYVASFAVLRGGATGLEARGEGMAGEQLTQVSIPLDASSVFRTVAVTRGSYAGPLPPDALTRHYLELFGRQTPRTVFLYPVEVKGRLVAILYGDCGQRPISQRRLSDYILFCQDLPAAFQELILFRKQRVSELRAPDEMELTIDVDLPVAPAPAPAPAVVAGLGWSPFFGRGATGNMGRAAALPPRAQSQEERPPPDFAPLLRRLTGPDAAQRANAMAELARSPEASARVLAQHFPGPTAWSRLPVVELPEADELGPIPGALSRLGRPAAQAVSPLLDSQDADTRYFALLTAGNLPYVELVDGVLRGLFDLEPDISSAARVAAAALKQLPRLDASLRDLRHELNSRDPLRRSLAARALGTLHDRDAIEGLIRLTGGDDEMCAQASAEALREVTRATLGLDPRQWSAWWAENRSRRRADWLVSALRHRELDVRLAAIEELSRALHDTLGYYADAAEAEREQAVRRWEAAAVEPANARRLGML from the coding sequence ATGCCCGCCCGTCTCGCCCAGTTCCTCGTCTCACGCATGCTTCTCACGCAGGAGAGGGCGGGGGAGGTGCTGCGTCAGCACCAGACCCTGGGCGGGCAGGTGGACTCCGTGCTGTTGGAGCAGGGCGTCGCCAGCGAGGCGGATGTGCTCGCGATGCTCGGAGAGGTCTCCGGCTTCATGCCGGTGAACCTGATGGACTTCGAGCCCAATCCCGAAGTCGCCTCCTTCATCCCGCCCAAAATCGCCGAGCGCCTGTGCGTCGTCCCCCTGTCCCTGGACGGCAACACGCTGCACGTCGCCAGCGGCTACCCGGTGCCCAAGAAGGAGCTCGACGAGGTCGGCTTCCTCCTGGGCAAGCCGCTCGAACTCTGGGTGGCCACCGAGGTCCGCGTCCGCGAGTGGGTCTCCACCATCTACCGCCAGCCCCTGGCCCCGCGCTTCGCGAAGCTCGCGGCGGCGTTGGATCCGGAAGCCCAGGCGGCCACGCCGCCACCGCCGCCCGCCGCGGCCATGGAAGAGGAGTCGCTCACTGCGGACATGGTGGAGCGGTTGGCTCGCTCCGTCGCGCAAGAGCCCCTCGCCGTGGAGACCAGCGCCGCGGCCCCTCGTCCCGAGGCCCCCGCGAGCCCCCAGCGGCCGCCCCCGCCTCCGCCGGAAGCCCTCACGCCGGGCACCGAACCCCTTCCGCCGCCAGGGCCTCCCGCCTTCGTCCGGGCACCGCTGCGACTGAACATGCCGCAGGCCGAAGCGCCCGCGCGTCCGGCGCAGCGTCCCAACCCGCAGGCCGCGCAGATTCCGGTGCTGCCCTTCGCGCCAGCCCCGGGCACGGCGCCGTCCAGCGCGAATCCCCCCACGTCGGCGAGCCCCCCTGCGGCGACGCTCCCTCCCAGAGCCCCCGTGACGGCGCCCGCCCCCAAGCCGGCCGCGCCCTCCGCCCCTCCGGCCCCGCAGGGAGCACGCGCACCGGCGCAGTCCGGCACGGCAGCCCCCGCTTCGGGACAGCCCCAGGTGTGGCCTCCGGCCCAGGCCGGCGCCACCGGGACGCCGCAGGTGTGGCCTCCCGCGCCGGCGCAGCCGACCGCGCCGCCCACGCTGCATTTCGCCACGCCGGTGGCGCCGCCTCCGAAGCCCGCGGCGGCTCCGCGCAGCGAGCCCGCGTTCCTCGTCTTCCCGAACCCCGGCGCCGCGCAGAACGCGCCGCCGCCCCGCCCCAAGCCCGCCTCCCTGGAGAGCCGTCCCCCGGCTCCGCCCTCGAGCCAGGACGTACCGGACTGGACGCTGGCCCAGGCGCGCGCCGCGCTGAAGGAAGCCACCAAGGACCGCGACCGCCTCATCGACGTCGCGCTGCGCTTCGGCCGCCGGACCTTCGACTACGTCGCCTCCTTCGCCGTGCTGCGGGGCGGCGCCACGGGCCTGGAGGCTCGCGGCGAGGGCATGGCGGGAGAGCAGCTCACGCAGGTGTCCATCCCGCTGGATGCCAGCAGCGTCTTCCGCACGGTGGCCGTCACCCGCGGCAGCTACGCGGGCCCGCTGCCCCCGGACGCGCTCACGCGGCACTACCTGGAGCTGTTCGGACGCCAGACGCCGCGCACCGTCTTCCTGTACCCGGTCGAGGTGAAGGGCCGGCTGGTGGCCATCCTCTACGGTGACTGCGGCCAGCGGCCCATCAGCCAGCGCCGTCTGTCCGACTACATCCTGTTCTGCCAGGACCTGCCGGCGGCCTTCCAGGAGCTCATCCTCTTCCGCAAGCAGCGCGTGTCGGAGCTGCGCGCGCCGGACGAGATGGAGCTCACCATCGACGTGGACCTGCCCGTGGCCCCCGCGCCCGCGCCGGCCCCCGCGGTGGTCGCCGGCCTGGGCTGGAGCCCCTTCTTCGGCCGTGGTGCCACCGGCAACATGGGCCGCGCCGCCGCGCTGCCGCCGCGCGCGCAGTCGCAAGAGGAGCGCCCGCCGCCGGACTTCGCGCCGCTGCTGCGCCGCCTCACCGGTCCGGACGCCGCGCAGCGCGCCAACGCCATGGCGGAGCTGGCGCGCTCGCCCGAGGCCAGCGCCCGTGTGCTGGCCCAGCACTTCCCCGGCCCCACTGCCTGGAGCCGGCTGCCCGTGGTGGAGCTGCCCGAGGCGGACGAGCTAGGCCCCATCCCCGGCGCGCTGTCCCGGCTGGGCCGCCCCGCCGCGCAGGCCGTGTCGCCGCTGCTGGATTCCCAGGACGCGGACACGCGCTACTTCGCGCTGCTCACCGCCGGCAACCTGCCCTACGTGGAGCTGGTGGACGGCGTGCTGCGCGGTCTGTTCGACCTGGAGCCGGACATCTCCAGCGCCGCGCGCGTGGCCGCCGCCGCGCTCAAGCAGCTGCCCCGGCTGGACGCCTCCCTGCGCGACCTGCGCCACGAGCTGAACAGCCGCGACCCGCTGCGCCGCTCGCTGGCCGCGCGCGCCCTGGGCACGCTGCATGACCGCGACGCGATTGAGGGCCTCATCCGCCTCACGGGCGGCGACGACGAGATGTGCGCCCAGGCCTCGGCGGAGGCGCTGCGGGAAGTGACGCGCGCCACGCTGGGACTGGACCCGCGTCAGTGGTCGGCGTGGTGGGCGGAGAATCGCAGCCGCCGCCGCGCGGACTGGCTCGTCTCCGCGCTGCGCCACCGCGAGCTGGACGTGCGGCTGGCGGCCATCGAGGAGCTGAGCCGCGCGCTGCACGACACGCTGGGCTACTACGCGGATGCCGCCGAAGCCGAGCGTGAGCAGGCAGTGCGCCGCTGGGAGGCCGCGGCGGTGGAGCCGGCCAACGCGCGCCGGCTGGGCATGCTCTAG
- a CDS encoding RDD family protein, translating into MTPAYGTPPVAPAPRPQAPAQLAAPAIAPVGLPRMEQAAPPAGLPRMEQAAPPAASTSGLPRMEHAEAASTGLPPMESPAAAPSALPHMEPLLPGVSVGVARAEAIKAPPSKAQVKSASGVTEVRARPASLWRRLLSFTIDTAAIAGVAALYITLASSVTGLKTPEAGLTGFDAFVAWLRAFHTILLPGFFLVLVLALVYCAVAAFLWNGRTLGRLVLGLRLVDTHGIAPAPGRAIVRALLSGVSFVFFLGGFWMALFDRRGQTLHDKLTSTFVVQPS; encoded by the coding sequence ATGACGCCGGCCTATGGAACGCCGCCGGTGGCGCCCGCGCCGCGCCCGCAGGCCCCGGCACAGCTGGCGGCTCCGGCGATCGCGCCCGTTGGCCTGCCCCGCATGGAACAGGCGGCGCCTCCCGCGGGCCTGCCCCGCATGGAGCAGGCGGCGCCCCCCGCCGCGTCCACTTCCGGACTGCCTCGCATGGAGCACGCGGAAGCCGCCTCCACGGGTCTCCCGCCGATGGAGTCCCCGGCCGCGGCCCCTTCGGCCCTGCCGCACATGGAGCCGCTCCTCCCCGGCGTGTCCGTGGGGGTGGCGCGCGCCGAGGCCATCAAGGCGCCCCCGTCCAAGGCGCAGGTCAAGTCCGCCTCGGGCGTCACGGAAGTGCGCGCCCGCCCGGCCTCCCTGTGGCGGCGGCTGCTCTCCTTCACCATCGACACGGCGGCCATCGCCGGCGTGGCGGCGCTCTACATCACCCTTGCCTCGTCGGTGACGGGGCTGAAGACGCCGGAAGCGGGGCTGACGGGGTTTGATGCCTTCGTGGCCTGGCTGCGCGCCTTCCACACCATCCTCCTGCCCGGGTTTTTCCTCGTTCTGGTGCTCGCGCTCGTATACTGCGCGGTGGCGGCCTTCCTCTGGAACGGCCGGACGCTCGGACGGCTGGTCCTGGGGCTGCGGCTGGTGGACACACATGGGATCGCCCCGGCACCGGGACGAGCCATCGTGCGCGCCCTGCTTTCCGGCGTGTCCTTCGTCTTCTTCCTTGGTGGCTTCTGGATGGCGCTTTTCGACCGGCGCGGGCAGACGCTTCATGACAAGCTGACGTCCACCTTCGTCGTTCAACCGAGCTGA
- a CDS encoding AraC family transcriptional regulator, which produces METPPPSRPPTDVRSQLVGPMLAYLRATGRDPSPLVERFGLPVNASALPEVTLPLATLHAFLDAAEALSGDAFLGLHVAQRVPRGNYGLVEYIARASPTVRDTFRALARYMALLEPAWRASFQDAADGSGTFVYGIPGEPLAYGRHASEFGLALFVHVGRQLTEHPWNPRHVSFAHPAPADLRPLEEHFGVTPAFDAGRNALTLDAATLALRVVDADPVLLSVLERAAGTPAAEPPSAPPTPPFLQQVRDALRASLRDGAPQMGDVARQLHVSPRTLQRRLAEHATSFQDEVDAVRRELAFDYLRDAHLGVSEVAFLLGYSELSTFDRAFKRWTGMTPRVWRERPDAG; this is translated from the coding sequence GTGGAGACGCCGCCCCCTTCCCGGCCACCAACCGACGTCCGCTCCCAGCTCGTGGGACCGATGCTCGCCTACCTGCGCGCGACGGGGCGCGACCCGTCCCCGCTGGTGGAGCGTTTCGGGCTGCCCGTCAACGCGAGCGCGCTGCCCGAAGTCACCCTCCCGCTGGCCACCCTGCACGCCTTCCTCGACGCGGCCGAGGCCCTGTCCGGAGACGCCTTCCTCGGCCTGCACGTGGCGCAGCGAGTCCCGCGCGGAAACTACGGACTGGTGGAGTACATCGCCCGGGCCTCCCCCACCGTCCGCGACACCTTCCGCGCGCTGGCCCGGTACATGGCGCTGCTGGAGCCCGCCTGGCGAGCCTCCTTCCAGGACGCAGCGGACGGCAGCGGCACCTTCGTCTACGGCATCCCCGGCGAGCCCCTGGCCTACGGCCGCCACGCCAGCGAGTTCGGACTGGCCCTCTTCGTCCACGTCGGGCGCCAACTCACCGAACACCCGTGGAATCCGCGCCACGTCTCCTTCGCCCACCCCGCACCCGCGGACCTCCGCCCGCTCGAGGAACACTTTGGCGTCACCCCGGCGTTCGACGCGGGCCGCAACGCCCTGACGCTGGACGCGGCCACGCTGGCGCTGCGCGTGGTGGACGCGGACCCCGTCCTCCTCTCCGTCCTGGAGCGCGCCGCCGGCACACCCGCCGCCGAGCCGCCGTCAGCGCCCCCCACGCCCCCCTTCCTGCAACAGGTCCGCGACGCCCTCCGCGCCTCCCTGCGGGACGGAGCGCCGCAGATGGGCGATGTAGCCCGGCAGCTCCACGTCAGCCCCCGCACCCTCCAGCGCCGGCTCGCCGAACACGCCACGTCCTTCCAGGACGAGGTCGACGCAGTGCGCCGTGAGCTGGCCTTCGACTACCTGCGGGACGCGCACCTGGGGGTCAGCGAGGTGGCCTTCCTCCTGGGGTACTCGGAGCTGAGCACCTTCGACCGCGCCTTCAAGCGGTGGACGGGCATGACGCCCCGCGTCTGGCGCGAAAGGCCTGACGCGGGCTGA
- a CDS encoding 16S rRNA (uracil(1498)-N(3))-methyltransferase has protein sequence MVRLFAPLPEPAPAEVELTGERRHYLLHVLRLEEGDALEVFDGKGRAFEARVAHVTPDVVRVTLGTARVAPPRREVSILQGLPKGDKLELVLQKGTELGATDFHPVATARSVVKLEPKRAEERTSRWTKIVEEAARQCRRNDVPRVATPAPLLDAARSLPAGTVLLVLDEEESAVPLGEAFRAAGAGTAVALVIGPEGGLAREEVDALKALGARPVTLGKRILRTETAALAALAVMMHLDGELG, from the coding sequence TTGGTCCGCCTCTTCGCCCCGTTGCCCGAGCCCGCTCCCGCTGAAGTGGAGCTGACCGGCGAGCGTCGTCACTACCTCCTGCATGTCCTGCGGCTGGAGGAAGGCGACGCGCTGGAGGTCTTCGACGGGAAGGGCCGGGCCTTCGAGGCCCGCGTCGCCCACGTCACGCCGGATGTCGTGCGCGTGACGCTGGGCACCGCGCGCGTGGCCCCCCCGCGCCGCGAGGTCAGCATCCTTCAAGGGCTGCCCAAGGGCGACAAGCTGGAGCTGGTGCTCCAGAAAGGCACCGAGCTGGGCGCCACCGACTTCCACCCCGTGGCCACGGCGCGAAGTGTCGTGAAGCTCGAGCCCAAGCGCGCGGAGGAGCGCACCTCCCGGTGGACGAAGATTGTCGAGGAGGCCGCGCGGCAGTGCCGCAGGAACGACGTGCCACGCGTGGCCACGCCCGCTCCACTGCTGGATGCGGCTCGCTCGCTGCCCGCGGGCACCGTGCTGCTCGTGCTCGACGAGGAAGAGTCGGCCGTGCCCCTGGGCGAAGCGTTCCGGGCCGCGGGCGCGGGCACCGCCGTGGCACTGGTGATTGGCCCCGAAGGGGGGCTTGCGCGTGAAGAAGTGGACGCCTTGAAGGCCCTGGGCGCGCGGCCAGTCACCCTGGGCAAGCGCATCCTCCGTACCGAGACGGCGGCGCTCGCGGCGCTGGCGGTGATGATGCACCTGGACGGCGAACTCGGGTAG
- a CDS encoding ATP-binding protein translates to MTGGMWISLLACAGQLALAGLALVRVGKSPLALPLSLLSITLSTWNFSGFALVRADEDGWRLVGFTAGLMTVPCALHFILSFVGRRRSLAWAMYGAYALFGVLALAMLVALGAPTLEAHLLTLRFGLLVSALAIPILGGGFALLGLHVLRSRHPDERARAGLVLLGLTLVVALLMTELAAELGLEVVRLGHVGTLLGLPVMATAALRFGLFGDDPGAPRLALHAAGIAGLGVLAYLAVVRLFVAQAGTLIICTTAVTFGLVAATRRGVTAYVSRSERLERLATLGRFSAQMAHDLKNPIAAMKGAAQYLKEEHARGRPWDGHGEFLDLLLEQVERLDRVVDTYQRLARVEPLPKPVDLRRLVEGVLSLQAFASPGKVVIVRELAAGLPPCAGDQDLLANALENLVRNACEAMPQGGTLTVRALRDGADVALEVEDTGEGMDARTRERAFDDFFTTKATGSGLGLAFVRRVVEAHGGEVLLTSREGRGTVVRMRLPVTDASLGGTGVGEAA, encoded by the coding sequence ATGACGGGTGGGATGTGGATCAGCCTCCTGGCCTGCGCGGGCCAGCTCGCCTTGGCGGGCCTGGCCCTGGTGCGCGTGGGCAAGAGCCCGTTGGCGCTGCCGCTGTCGCTGCTGTCCATCACCCTGTCGACGTGGAACTTCTCCGGCTTCGCGCTGGTGCGCGCGGACGAGGACGGCTGGCGGCTGGTGGGCTTCACCGCGGGCCTGATGACGGTGCCGTGCGCGCTGCACTTCATCCTGTCCTTCGTGGGACGGCGACGGAGCCTCGCCTGGGCCATGTACGGCGCCTATGCCCTCTTCGGCGTGTTGGCGCTCGCCATGCTGGTGGCGTTGGGCGCGCCCACGCTGGAGGCGCACCTACTCACGCTGCGCTTCGGGCTGTTGGTCTCCGCGCTGGCCATTCCCATCCTCGGTGGAGGCTTCGCGCTCCTGGGATTGCACGTGCTGCGCTCGCGGCACCCGGATGAGCGCGCCCGCGCGGGCCTGGTGCTGTTGGGGCTCACGCTGGTGGTGGCCCTGCTGATGACGGAGCTGGCGGCGGAGCTGGGCCTGGAGGTGGTGCGGCTCGGCCACGTAGGCACGCTCCTGGGCTTGCCGGTGATGGCCACCGCGGCGCTGCGCTTCGGCCTCTTCGGGGACGACCCGGGTGCGCCCCGGCTCGCGCTGCACGCGGCGGGCATCGCGGGGCTGGGGGTGCTGGCCTATCTCGCCGTGGTGCGGCTCTTCGTCGCACAGGCGGGCACGCTCATCATCTGCACCACGGCGGTGACGTTCGGCCTGGTGGCGGCGACCCGCCGGGGCGTCACCGCCTACGTCAGCCGGAGCGAGCGACTGGAGCGGCTGGCCACGCTGGGCCGCTTCTCCGCGCAGATGGCGCACGACCTCAAGAACCCCATCGCCGCGATGAAGGGCGCCGCGCAGTACCTCAAGGAGGAGCACGCGCGCGGGCGGCCATGGGACGGGCACGGCGAGTTCCTGGACCTGCTGTTGGAGCAGGTGGAGCGCCTGGACCGGGTGGTGGACACGTATCAGCGGCTGGCGCGCGTGGAGCCCCTGCCAAAGCCGGTGGACCTGCGCCGGCTGGTGGAGGGCGTGCTGTCGCTCCAGGCCTTCGCCAGCCCGGGCAAGGTCGTCATCGTCCGGGAGCTGGCCGCCGGCCTGCCACCCTGCGCGGGAGACCAGGACCTGCTGGCCAACGCCCTGGAGAACCTGGTGCGCAACGCCTGCGAGGCGATGCCACAAGGTGGCACCCTCACCGTGCGCGCGCTGCGTGACGGTGCCGACGTGGCCCTGGAGGTGGAGGACACCGGCGAGGGCATGGACGCCCGGACGCGCGAGCGTGCCTTCGACGACTTCTTCACCACCAAGGCCACGGGCAGCGGCCTGGGGCTGGCCTTCGTCCGGCGCGTGGTGGAAGCGCACGGTGGCGAGGTGCTCCTGACAAGCCGGGAGGGGCGCGGTACGGTGGTCCGGATGCGCCTGCCCGTCACGGACGCGAGCCTGGGCGGCACAGGCGTGGGAGAAGCCGCGTGA
- a CDS encoding adenylate/guanylate cyclase domain-containing protein: MLATSSLQGERRVAIVRVLVVLLMVVSQVVIAWGGGETYSAPVDGVRLQAMAAYVLFSVVAIVVLLLQKPHPNRARWLPVPTALADTSFFSFMAWHTWRISGVFDAGMLCASLGMVLAFSVVRYSWWHVLLSTVLSSGAYALVAWMTGHGSVARTSFVLICYAALGALIALTNSDVGGMFLNLRRRDGLSRFLPRQVVERVMQLGDDSLQPVQRDVTILFSDIRDFTTLSETLEPGQVLELLDDYFGHMAHIVMARHGIVNKFLGDGMLACWGVPDAREDHAELAIRAALDMRAKLEDINAQRVQRGLPPLRIGIGLHTGMVAAGMLGGAEQHEYTVIGDAVNLASRVEGLTKSHGVDILVSERTWQMSGGHFMGERLGEAHVKGRRESVVVYSLHGPRTHEDVPPVLKAAAGT; this comes from the coding sequence GTGCTGGCAACCAGCTCGCTGCAGGGCGAGCGCCGCGTGGCCATCGTCCGCGTCCTGGTGGTGTTGCTGATGGTGGTCAGCCAGGTCGTCATCGCCTGGGGCGGCGGGGAGACGTACTCGGCACCGGTGGACGGCGTGCGCCTGCAGGCGATGGCCGCGTACGTGCTCTTCTCCGTCGTCGCCATCGTCGTGCTGCTCCTCCAGAAGCCGCACCCGAACCGGGCCCGGTGGTTGCCCGTGCCCACGGCGCTGGCGGACACCAGCTTCTTCTCCTTCATGGCGTGGCACACCTGGCGCATCTCCGGCGTCTTCGATGCCGGCATGTTGTGCGCCAGCCTGGGCATGGTGCTGGCGTTCTCCGTGGTGCGCTACTCGTGGTGGCACGTGCTGCTGTCCACGGTGTTGTCCAGCGGTGCCTACGCGCTGGTCGCGTGGATGACGGGGCACGGCTCGGTGGCGCGCACCAGCTTCGTCCTCATCTGCTACGCGGCCCTGGGCGCGCTCATCGCGCTGACGAACTCGGACGTGGGCGGCATGTTCCTCAACCTGCGCCGCCGCGACGGCCTGTCCCGCTTCCTGCCCCGGCAGGTGGTGGAGCGGGTGATGCAACTGGGGGATGACTCCCTCCAGCCGGTGCAGCGCGACGTCACCATCCTCTTCAGCGACATCCGCGACTTCACCACGCTGAGCGAGACGCTGGAGCCGGGACAGGTGCTGGAGTTGCTGGACGACTACTTCGGGCACATGGCCCACATCGTCATGGCGCGCCACGGCATCGTGAACAAGTTCCTGGGTGACGGGATGCTCGCGTGCTGGGGCGTTCCGGATGCGCGCGAGGACCACGCGGAGCTGGCCATCCGGGCGGCGCTCGACATGCGCGCCAAGCTGGAGGACATCAACGCCCAGCGCGTGCAGCGAGGCCTGCCGCCGCTGCGCATCGGCATCGGGCTGCACACAGGCATGGTGGCGGCGGGCATGCTCGGCGGCGCCGAGCAGCACGAGTACACCGTCATCGGTGACGCGGTGAACCTGGCGTCTCGCGTGGAGGGCCTCACCAAGTCACACGGCGTGGACATCCTGGTGAGCGAGCGGACGTGGCAGATGAGCGGCGGGCACTTCATGGGCGAGCGCCTGGGCGAAGCGCACGTGAAGGGCCGGCGGGAGTCCGTGGTCGTCTACTCCCTGCACGGCCCGCGCACCCATGAGGACGTACCGCCCGTACTCAAGGCCGCGGCGGGCACGTAG
- a CDS encoding GlsB/YeaQ/YmgE family stress response membrane protein — protein MGIIAFIVIGLIAGLIARAILPGKQSMGLIATTLLGMVGSLVGGLVGSLFQRDGRLFDLRPSGIIMSVIGAIVVLLLVGAAGRRRVHA, from the coding sequence ATGGGGATCATCGCATTCATCGTCATCGGCCTCATCGCGGGTCTCATCGCCCGCGCCATCCTCCCCGGGAAGCAGAGCATGGGGCTCATCGCAACGACCTTGCTCGGCATGGTCGGTTCGCTCGTGGGCGGCCTTGTCGGTTCGCTGTTCCAGCGTGATGGTCGGCTCTTCGACCTGAGGCCTTCAGGCATCATCATGTCGGTGATTGGCGCAATCGTCGTGCTCCTGCTGGTGGGCGCAGCCGGGCGGCGACGGGTACATGCCTGA
- a CDS encoding DUF962 domain-containing protein, with amino-acid sequence MLKPHVVALFDEYYSSHQHPTNRLTHKIAIPLIVLHIVAMLDWVHLLAVPAIPGGSLTLGMVVLALATVWYLRADVKLGIIVVLFMAACFPVGRMMPTWSVVVIAAFAWLVQLAGHSVWEKKSPSFLTNLVHALVGPLFFVAVLLGDYVLKPQQQAATTPVRA; translated from the coding sequence ATGCTCAAGCCCCATGTGGTCGCCCTCTTCGACGAGTACTACTCCTCGCATCAGCACCCGACGAACCGGCTGACGCACAAGATCGCCATCCCGCTCATCGTGCTCCACATCGTCGCGATGCTGGACTGGGTGCACCTGCTGGCGGTGCCCGCGATTCCCGGCGGCTCGCTGACGCTGGGCATGGTGGTGTTGGCCCTGGCCACCGTCTGGTACCTGCGCGCCGACGTGAAGCTGGGCATCATCGTGGTGCTCTTCATGGCCGCGTGCTTCCCGGTGGGCCGGATGATGCCCACGTGGAGCGTGGTGGTCATCGCCGCGTTCGCGTGGCTGGTGCAGCTGGCCGGGCACAGCGTGTGGGAGAAGAAGTCGCCTTCCTTCCTCACCAACCTGGTGCACGCGCTGGTGGGTCCGCTCTTCTTCGTGGCGGTGCTCCTGGGCGACTACGTCCTCAAGCCGCAGCAACAGGCCGCCACCACGCCGGTCCGCGCGTAG
- a CDS encoding Mpo1-like protein has translation MTSFADKLRVWLPLHENGVSRAVHFVGAYMFIFALLVPLSFVRMPVGDVALTAAHVLLLAVVLYALSLEWTAGLLMALPLAPTLLAAEAVVARFPVGTAAAVAVGVMAVRFALVVGAHVVFEKKTHGLSLGGPLLFFIEPVYLLTVALFSLGMKQTLRAEVTTGPGVSQPA, from the coding sequence ATGACGAGCTTCGCCGACAAGCTGCGCGTCTGGTTGCCCCTGCATGAGAACGGCGTCAGCCGCGCCGTGCACTTCGTGGGGGCCTACATGTTCATCTTCGCGTTGCTCGTTCCGCTCAGCTTCGTCCGGATGCCCGTGGGTGACGTGGCGCTCACGGCGGCGCACGTGCTGCTGCTCGCGGTGGTCCTCTACGCCCTCTCCTTGGAGTGGACGGCGGGGCTGCTGATGGCACTGCCCCTGGCGCCCACGCTGCTCGCTGCGGAGGCCGTCGTCGCGAGGTTTCCGGTGGGCACCGCCGCCGCGGTGGCGGTGGGCGTCATGGCAGTGCGCTTCGCGCTCGTCGTCGGCGCGCACGTCGTCTTCGAGAAGAAGACGCATGGCCTGTCCCTGGGCGGGCCCCTGCTCTTCTTCATCGAGCCCGTCTACCTGCTCACCGTGGCCCTGTTCTCCCTGGGCATGAAGCAGACGCTGCGGGCCGAGGTGACGACGGGCCCCGGCGTGTCACAGCCCGCCTGA